One genomic region from Lacerta agilis isolate rLacAgi1 chromosome 13, rLacAgi1.pri, whole genome shotgun sequence encodes:
- the PRC1 gene encoding protein regulator of cytokinesis 1 isoform X1 has product MRKSEVLASESVACLNQALFQLRDIWEEIGIPEDQRLQRTEVVKKHVKGLLDMMIAEEENLKERLLKSIAVCRKELVNLCKELQLTPFEEDEETTILQLEKDLRTRVEVMLKQKRERKQELKVLQERDREMCDLLCTAPYDIDSEAVPSLAELDRFRRHLAGLAAEKECRQKEFLDTKRQIILCMEELEHTPDTSFERDVVCEEEEAFCLSEDNIAALKDLLQQLESRRAQKEALCQELRSRIRVLWERLQVPAEEREAFAPYMVGAKAAVMDALQLEVDRLQELKFQNIRNVVEATRAELADYWEKCFYGDEQRRAFSPYYEDDFTEELLQQHEEEVSRIKQCYERHQELFESIHKWEKNWRLFQELERKATDPSRFTNRGGNLLKEEKLRAKLQKTLPKLEEELKGCVELWEQEQEQAFLVNGQRFMEYVAEQWQLHHLEKEKEKQERQLKKSRQIEEEMMYGSTPRTPNKRRGLGFITPSKVRKLNTTATPNSTIRSAFGGSLFHSPTPHQALTGGKGSRKLTVKSSNLQCCSPLPPQPFRTPSRMAPKSPRPGPMEHNKENVAQLNRTALSGGCIPAAPAQSSCSINSVASTYSEFAQELSKASRSDFKSRILNSTVSNVES; this is encoded by the exons ATGAGGAAGAG CGAGGTTTTGGCCAGCGAGTCGGTGGCTTGCCTGAACCAGGCGCTGTTCCAGCTGCGCGACATCTGGGAGGAAATCGGCATCCCCGAGGACCAGCGCCTGCAGCGCACCGAAGTGGTGAAGAAGCACGTCAAG GGCTTGCTGGACATGATGATTGCAGAGGAGGAGAACCTCAAAGAGCGTCTCCTGAAGAGCATTGCAGTGTGTCGCAAGGAATTGGTGAACCTCTGCAAGGAGCTGCAACTGACTCCTTTTGAG GAGGACGAGGAGACCACCATCCTGCAGCTAGAGAAAGACCTGCGCACCCGTGTGGAAGTAATGCTGAAGCAAAAGCGGGAGAGGAAGCAGGAGCTGAAGGTGCTGCAGGAGCGAGACCGGGAGATGTGCGACCTGCTCTGCACAGCTCCCTATGACATCGACAGTGAGGCTGTGCCCAGCCTGGCGGAGCTGGACCGCTTCCGGCGCCACTTAGCAGGACTAGCAGCCGAAAAG GAGTGCCGGCAGAAGGAGTTCCTCGATACCAAGAGGCAGATCATCCTGTGCATGGAGGAGCTGGAGCACACCCCAGACACCAGCTTTGAGCGAGATGTcgtgtgtgaggaggaggaggccttctGTCTCTCGGAGGACAACATTGCTGCCCTGAAGGATCTCTTGCAGCAG CTCGAGAGCAGGAGAGCTCAGAAGGAAGCCTTGTGCCAAGAGCTGCGTTCCAGGATTCGGGTACTGTGGGAGCGGCTGCAGGTGCCTGCGGAGGAAAGGGAAGCCTTTGCCCCCTACATGGTGGGAGCCAAAGCTGCCGTCATGGATGCT CTGCAACTGGAAGTGGATCGCTTGCAAGAGCTGAAGTTTCAGAACATCAGAAATGTAGTGGAGGCCACCCGGGCCGAGCTGGCAGACTACTGGGAGAAGTGTTTTTATGGGGATGAGCAGAGGCGAGCCTTCTCCCCCTACTATGAAG aTGACTTCACTGaagagctgctgcagcagcatgaAGAGGAAGTTTCCCGGATAAAGCAGTGCTACGAAAGGCATCAAGAGCTGTTTGAATCCATCCACAAGTGGGAGAAGAACTGGCGCCTCTTCCAGGAGCTTGAG AGGAAGGCGACGGACCCCAGCCGCTTCACCAACAGAGGGGGTAACCTTCTGAAAGAGGAGAAGCTGCGAGCGAAACTCCAGAAGACTCTTCCAAAG CTGGAAGAGGAGCTAAAGGGGTGTGTGGAGCTCTGGGAGCAGGAGCAAGAGCAGGCCTTCCTGGTGAATGGACAGCGCTTCATGGAGTACGTGGCAGAGCAATGGCAGCTCCACCatttggagaaggagaaggaaaagcaggagcGA CAACTCAAGAAGTCCCGCCAGATTGAGGAGGAGATGATGTATGGTAGCACCCCACGGACCCCCAACAAGAGACGGGGCTTGGGCTTCATCACACCCAGCAAAGTGCGAAAG CTTAACACCACAGCTACCCCGAACAGCACCATCCGTTCAGCATTTGGGGGCTCTCTGTTCCACTCCCCAACACCCCACCAAGCACTTACTGGAGGAAAA GGCTCCCGGAAGCTGACTGTCAAAAGCTCTAACCTCCAGTGCTGCTCCCCTCTGCCTCCGCAGCCTTTCCGGACTCCCAGCCGCATGGCCCCCAAGTCCCCTCGCCCAGGACCCATGGAGCACAACAAGGAGAATGTCGCTCAGCTCAACAGAACAGCTCTGAGCGGTGGGTGCATCCCTGCAGCCCCTGCCCAGAGCTCCTGCAGCATTAACTCTGTTGCCAGCACCTATTCCGAGTTTGCG CAAGAACTTTCAAAGGCTTCCAGATCTGACTTCAAATCCCGCATCCTTAACTCCACGGTTTCCAATGTTGAGAGCTGA
- the PRC1 gene encoding protein regulator of cytokinesis 1 isoform X3 translates to MRKSEVLASESVACLNQALFQLRDIWEEIGIPEDQRLQRTEVVKKHVKGLLDMMIAEEENLKERLLKSIAVCRKELVNLCKELQLTPFEEDEETTILQLEKDLRTRVEVMLKQKRERKQELKVLQERDREMCDLLCTAPYDIDSEAVPSLAELDRFRRHLAGLAAEKECRQKEFLDTKRQIILCMEELEHTPDTSFERDVVCEEEEAFCLSEDNIAALKDLLQQLESRRAQKEALCQELRSRIRVLWERLQVPAEEREAFAPYMVGAKAAVMDALQLEVDRLQELKFQNIRNVVEATRAELADYWEKCFYGDEQRRAFSPYYEDDFTEELLQQHEEEVSRIKQCYERHQELFESIHKWEKNWRLFQELERKATDPSRFTNRGGNLLKEEKLRAKLQKTLPKLEEELKGCVELWEQEQEQAFLVNGQRFMEYVAEQWQLHHLEKEKEKQERQLKKSRQIEEEMMYGSTPRTPNKRRGLGFITPSKVRKLNTTATPNSTIRSAFGGSLFHSPTPHQALTGGKGSRKLTVKSSNLQCCSPLPPQPFRTPSRMAPKSPRPGPMEHNKENVAQLNRTALSARTFKGFQI, encoded by the exons ATGAGGAAGAG CGAGGTTTTGGCCAGCGAGTCGGTGGCTTGCCTGAACCAGGCGCTGTTCCAGCTGCGCGACATCTGGGAGGAAATCGGCATCCCCGAGGACCAGCGCCTGCAGCGCACCGAAGTGGTGAAGAAGCACGTCAAG GGCTTGCTGGACATGATGATTGCAGAGGAGGAGAACCTCAAAGAGCGTCTCCTGAAGAGCATTGCAGTGTGTCGCAAGGAATTGGTGAACCTCTGCAAGGAGCTGCAACTGACTCCTTTTGAG GAGGACGAGGAGACCACCATCCTGCAGCTAGAGAAAGACCTGCGCACCCGTGTGGAAGTAATGCTGAAGCAAAAGCGGGAGAGGAAGCAGGAGCTGAAGGTGCTGCAGGAGCGAGACCGGGAGATGTGCGACCTGCTCTGCACAGCTCCCTATGACATCGACAGTGAGGCTGTGCCCAGCCTGGCGGAGCTGGACCGCTTCCGGCGCCACTTAGCAGGACTAGCAGCCGAAAAG GAGTGCCGGCAGAAGGAGTTCCTCGATACCAAGAGGCAGATCATCCTGTGCATGGAGGAGCTGGAGCACACCCCAGACACCAGCTTTGAGCGAGATGTcgtgtgtgaggaggaggaggccttctGTCTCTCGGAGGACAACATTGCTGCCCTGAAGGATCTCTTGCAGCAG CTCGAGAGCAGGAGAGCTCAGAAGGAAGCCTTGTGCCAAGAGCTGCGTTCCAGGATTCGGGTACTGTGGGAGCGGCTGCAGGTGCCTGCGGAGGAAAGGGAAGCCTTTGCCCCCTACATGGTGGGAGCCAAAGCTGCCGTCATGGATGCT CTGCAACTGGAAGTGGATCGCTTGCAAGAGCTGAAGTTTCAGAACATCAGAAATGTAGTGGAGGCCACCCGGGCCGAGCTGGCAGACTACTGGGAGAAGTGTTTTTATGGGGATGAGCAGAGGCGAGCCTTCTCCCCCTACTATGAAG aTGACTTCACTGaagagctgctgcagcagcatgaAGAGGAAGTTTCCCGGATAAAGCAGTGCTACGAAAGGCATCAAGAGCTGTTTGAATCCATCCACAAGTGGGAGAAGAACTGGCGCCTCTTCCAGGAGCTTGAG AGGAAGGCGACGGACCCCAGCCGCTTCACCAACAGAGGGGGTAACCTTCTGAAAGAGGAGAAGCTGCGAGCGAAACTCCAGAAGACTCTTCCAAAG CTGGAAGAGGAGCTAAAGGGGTGTGTGGAGCTCTGGGAGCAGGAGCAAGAGCAGGCCTTCCTGGTGAATGGACAGCGCTTCATGGAGTACGTGGCAGAGCAATGGCAGCTCCACCatttggagaaggagaaggaaaagcaggagcGA CAACTCAAGAAGTCCCGCCAGATTGAGGAGGAGATGATGTATGGTAGCACCCCACGGACCCCCAACAAGAGACGGGGCTTGGGCTTCATCACACCCAGCAAAGTGCGAAAG CTTAACACCACAGCTACCCCGAACAGCACCATCCGTTCAGCATTTGGGGGCTCTCTGTTCCACTCCCCAACACCCCACCAAGCACTTACTGGAGGAAAA GGCTCCCGGAAGCTGACTGTCAAAAGCTCTAACCTCCAGTGCTGCTCCCCTCTGCCTCCGCAGCCTTTCCGGACTCCCAGCCGCATGGCCCCCAAGTCCCCTCGCCCAGGACCCATGGAGCACAACAAGGAGAATGTCGCTCAGCTCAACAGAACAGCTCTGAGCG CAAGAACTTTCAAAGGCTTCCAGATCTGA
- the PRC1 gene encoding protein regulator of cytokinesis 1 isoform X2 — translation MRKSEVLASESVACLNQALFQLRDIWEEIGIPEDQRLQRTEVVKKHVKGLLDMMIAEEENLKERLLKSIAVCRKELVNLCKELQLTPFEEDEETTILQLEKDLRTRVEVMLKQKRERKQELKVLQERDREMCDLLCTAPYDIDSEAVPSLAELDRFRRHLAGLAAEKECRQKEFLDTKRQIILCMEELEHTPDTSFERDVVCEEEEAFCLSEDNIAALKDLLQQLESRRAQKEALCQELRSRIRVLWERLQVPAEEREAFAPYMVGAKAAVMDALQLEVDRLQELKFQNIRNVVEATRAELADYWEKCFYGDEQRRAFSPYYEDDFTEELLQQHEEEVSRIKQCYERHQELFESIHKWEKNWRLFQELERKATDPSRFTNRGGNLLKEEKLRAKLQKTLPKLEEELKGCVELWEQEQEQAFLVNGQRFMEYVAEQWQLHHLEKEKEKQERQLKKSRQIEEEMMYGSTPRTPNKRRGLGFITPSKVRKLNTTATPNSTIRSAFGGSLFHSPTPHQALTGGKPFRTPSRMAPKSPRPGPMEHNKENVAQLNRTALSGGCIPAAPAQSSCSINSVASTYSEFAQELSKASRSDFKSRILNSTVSNVES, via the exons ATGAGGAAGAG CGAGGTTTTGGCCAGCGAGTCGGTGGCTTGCCTGAACCAGGCGCTGTTCCAGCTGCGCGACATCTGGGAGGAAATCGGCATCCCCGAGGACCAGCGCCTGCAGCGCACCGAAGTGGTGAAGAAGCACGTCAAG GGCTTGCTGGACATGATGATTGCAGAGGAGGAGAACCTCAAAGAGCGTCTCCTGAAGAGCATTGCAGTGTGTCGCAAGGAATTGGTGAACCTCTGCAAGGAGCTGCAACTGACTCCTTTTGAG GAGGACGAGGAGACCACCATCCTGCAGCTAGAGAAAGACCTGCGCACCCGTGTGGAAGTAATGCTGAAGCAAAAGCGGGAGAGGAAGCAGGAGCTGAAGGTGCTGCAGGAGCGAGACCGGGAGATGTGCGACCTGCTCTGCACAGCTCCCTATGACATCGACAGTGAGGCTGTGCCCAGCCTGGCGGAGCTGGACCGCTTCCGGCGCCACTTAGCAGGACTAGCAGCCGAAAAG GAGTGCCGGCAGAAGGAGTTCCTCGATACCAAGAGGCAGATCATCCTGTGCATGGAGGAGCTGGAGCACACCCCAGACACCAGCTTTGAGCGAGATGTcgtgtgtgaggaggaggaggccttctGTCTCTCGGAGGACAACATTGCTGCCCTGAAGGATCTCTTGCAGCAG CTCGAGAGCAGGAGAGCTCAGAAGGAAGCCTTGTGCCAAGAGCTGCGTTCCAGGATTCGGGTACTGTGGGAGCGGCTGCAGGTGCCTGCGGAGGAAAGGGAAGCCTTTGCCCCCTACATGGTGGGAGCCAAAGCTGCCGTCATGGATGCT CTGCAACTGGAAGTGGATCGCTTGCAAGAGCTGAAGTTTCAGAACATCAGAAATGTAGTGGAGGCCACCCGGGCCGAGCTGGCAGACTACTGGGAGAAGTGTTTTTATGGGGATGAGCAGAGGCGAGCCTTCTCCCCCTACTATGAAG aTGACTTCACTGaagagctgctgcagcagcatgaAGAGGAAGTTTCCCGGATAAAGCAGTGCTACGAAAGGCATCAAGAGCTGTTTGAATCCATCCACAAGTGGGAGAAGAACTGGCGCCTCTTCCAGGAGCTTGAG AGGAAGGCGACGGACCCCAGCCGCTTCACCAACAGAGGGGGTAACCTTCTGAAAGAGGAGAAGCTGCGAGCGAAACTCCAGAAGACTCTTCCAAAG CTGGAAGAGGAGCTAAAGGGGTGTGTGGAGCTCTGGGAGCAGGAGCAAGAGCAGGCCTTCCTGGTGAATGGACAGCGCTTCATGGAGTACGTGGCAGAGCAATGGCAGCTCCACCatttggagaaggagaaggaaaagcaggagcGA CAACTCAAGAAGTCCCGCCAGATTGAGGAGGAGATGATGTATGGTAGCACCCCACGGACCCCCAACAAGAGACGGGGCTTGGGCTTCATCACACCCAGCAAAGTGCGAAAG CTTAACACCACAGCTACCCCGAACAGCACCATCCGTTCAGCATTTGGGGGCTCTCTGTTCCACTCCCCAACACCCCACCAAGCACTTACTGGAGGAAAA CCTTTCCGGACTCCCAGCCGCATGGCCCCCAAGTCCCCTCGCCCAGGACCCATGGAGCACAACAAGGAGAATGTCGCTCAGCTCAACAGAACAGCTCTGAGCGGTGGGTGCATCCCTGCAGCCCCTGCCCAGAGCTCCTGCAGCATTAACTCTGTTGCCAGCACCTATTCCGAGTTTGCG CAAGAACTTTCAAAGGCTTCCAGATCTGACTTCAAATCCCGCATCCTTAACTCCACGGTTTCCAATGTTGAGAGCTGA
- the VPS33B gene encoding vacuolar protein sorting-associated protein 33B isoform X1 encodes MASPGHRDAPELPDFSLLKRLARDQLVYLLEQLPGKKDLFIEADLMSPLDRIANVSILKQHEVDKLYKVENKPAHSTSDQLCFLVRPRIRNMKYVADIVNADKAAGRTRKYKIIFSPQKFYTCEMVLEEEGIYGDVTWDEWSFYLLPLDDDIISMELPEFFRDYFLEGDQRWISTVAQALQLMNSLYGPFSRTYGIGRCAKMVHELWREVVEESEVDSVGRKPEIGHIFLMDRDVDYVTALCSQVVYEGLVDDTFRIKCGSVDFGPDVTSSDRSIKVLLNAQDKVFSQIRNEHFSSVFGFLSQKARNLQAQYDRRRGMDIKQMKNFVSQELKGLKQEHRLLSLHIGACESIMKKKTKQDFQELLKTEHALLEGFDIRNSISFIEEHIDRQVSPLESLRMLCLLSITENGFAPKDYRSLKTQYLQSYGPEHLLTFHNLKHLGLLTEQVPGETLTAVENKVSKLVTDRAAGKLSDAFNSLARKSNFRGISKKLGLIPRVDGEYNLKVPRDMAYVFSGAYIPLSCKLIEQVLERKSWLGLEEVVRLLGGNEFSVADTTAEENPAWDSQRIVLAVFLGGCTFSEISALRFLGRERGIRFIFLTTAITNSARLLESMIETRA; translated from the exons ATGGCATCCCCCGGCCACCGCGACGCCCCGGAGCTGCCGGACTTCAGCCTTCTGAAGCGCCTCGCGCGGGACCAGCTGGTCTACTTGCTGGAGCAG ctCCCCGGCAAGAAAGATCTGTTCATCGAGGCCGACCTGATGAGTCCCCTCGATCGCATCGCCAACGTCTCCATCCTCAAG CAACATGAAGTGGACAAACTTTACAAAGTGGAGAATAAACCAGCCCACAGTACCAGTGATCA ATTGTGCTTTTTGGTGCGGCCACGGATCAGGAACATGAAGTACGTGGCAG acatAGTAAACGCCGATAAGGCAGCTGGCCGGACCCGCAAGTACAAGATTATCTTCAGTCCTCAGAAG TTCTACACGTGTGAGATGGTGCTGGAAGAAGAGGGGATCTATGGGG ACGTGACCTGGGACGAGTGGTCCTTCTACTTACTCCCTTTGGACGATGACATCATCAGCATGGAGCTTCCAGAATTCTTCCGTGACTATTTCCTG GAAGGAGACCAGCGCTGGATCAGCACCGTGGCCCAGGCCTTGCAGCTGATGAACTCTCTCTATGGACCATTCAGCAGGACCTACGGAATTGGCCGGTGTGCTAAG ATGGTCCATGAACTCTGGCGAGAAGTGGTGGAGGAAAGCGAAGTTGACAGTGTGGGCCGGAAGCCAGAGATTGGTCACATATTCCTCATGGACAGAG ACGTGGATTATGTCACAGCCCTTTGTTCCCAAGTTGTGTACGAAGGCCTGGTGGATGATACCTTCCGCATCAAGTGTG GGAGCGTTGACTTTGGCCCAGATGTCACCTCCTCCGATCGGAGCATCAAAGTCCTGCTAAATGCTCAGGACAAG GTCTTCAGCCAGATCCGCAATGAGCACTTCTCCAGCGTCTTCGGTTTCCTGAGCCAGAAGGCCCGAAACCTGCAGGCGCAGTATGAC CGACGGCGAGGGATGGACATCAAGCAGATGAAGAACTTTGTTTCCCAGGAGCTGAAAGGCTTGAAGCAAGAGCATCGCCTGCTGAGTCTCC ATATTGGTGCATGCGAGTCCATCATGAAGAAAAAAACCAAGCAAGATTTCCAGGAGCTGCTGAAGACAGAGCATG CCCTCCTGGAAGGGTTTGACATCCGCAACAGCATCAGCTTCATTGAAGAGCACATTGACCGACAG GTCTCCCCCCTTGAGAGTCTGCGCATGCTGTGCCTGCTGTCCATCACAGAGAACG GGTTCGCCCCCAAGGACTATCGTTCCCTGAAAACCCAGTACCTCCAG agctatggaccagagcacctgCTGACCTTCCATAACCTGAAGCACCTGGGGCTCCTGACAGAGCAGGTGCCAGGGGAGACCCTGACAGCCGTGGAGAACAAAGTCAGCAAGCTGGTGACAGACAGAGCGGCAG GGAAGCTCTCAGATGCCTTCAACTCACTGGCCAGGAAGAGTAATTTCCGAGGCATCAGCAAGAAGCTGGGACTA ATCCCCCGTGTGGATGGCGAATACAACCTGAAAGTGCCCCGGGACATGGCGTACGTCTTCAGCGGTGCCTACATCCCCCTGAGCTGCAAGTTGATAGAGCAG GTACTGGAGCGCAAGAGCTGGCTGGGCCTGGAGGAGGTGGTGCGGCTCCTTGGGGGAAATGAATTTTCTGTTGCAG ATACCACTGCAGAGGAGAATCCTGCCTGGGACTCCCAGCGCATCGTTCTGGCTGTCTTCTTAGGTGGCTGCACCTTCTCTGAGATCTCAGCTCTTCGCTTCCTTGGCAGAGAAAGAG GGATCAGGTTCATCTTCCTGACGACAGCCATCACCAACAGTGCCCGGCTGCTGGAATCAATGATAGAGACAAGGGCATGA
- the VPS33B gene encoding vacuolar protein sorting-associated protein 33B isoform X2: MKYVADIVNADKAAGRTRKYKIIFSPQKFYTCEMVLEEEGIYGDVTWDEWSFYLLPLDDDIISMELPEFFRDYFLEGDQRWISTVAQALQLMNSLYGPFSRTYGIGRCAKMVHELWREVVEESEVDSVGRKPEIGHIFLMDRDVDYVTALCSQVVYEGLVDDTFRIKCGSVDFGPDVTSSDRSIKVLLNAQDKVFSQIRNEHFSSVFGFLSQKARNLQAQYDRRRGMDIKQMKNFVSQELKGLKQEHRLLSLHIGACESIMKKKTKQDFQELLKTEHALLEGFDIRNSISFIEEHIDRQVSPLESLRMLCLLSITENGFAPKDYRSLKTQYLQSYGPEHLLTFHNLKHLGLLTEQVPGETLTAVENKVSKLVTDRAAGKLSDAFNSLARKSNFRGISKKLGLIPRVDGEYNLKVPRDMAYVFSGAYIPLSCKLIEQVLERKSWLGLEEVVRLLGGNEFSVADTTAEENPAWDSQRIVLAVFLGGCTFSEISALRFLGRERGIRFIFLTTAITNSARLLESMIETRA, from the exons ATGAAGTACGTGGCAG acatAGTAAACGCCGATAAGGCAGCTGGCCGGACCCGCAAGTACAAGATTATCTTCAGTCCTCAGAAG TTCTACACGTGTGAGATGGTGCTGGAAGAAGAGGGGATCTATGGGG ACGTGACCTGGGACGAGTGGTCCTTCTACTTACTCCCTTTGGACGATGACATCATCAGCATGGAGCTTCCAGAATTCTTCCGTGACTATTTCCTG GAAGGAGACCAGCGCTGGATCAGCACCGTGGCCCAGGCCTTGCAGCTGATGAACTCTCTCTATGGACCATTCAGCAGGACCTACGGAATTGGCCGGTGTGCTAAG ATGGTCCATGAACTCTGGCGAGAAGTGGTGGAGGAAAGCGAAGTTGACAGTGTGGGCCGGAAGCCAGAGATTGGTCACATATTCCTCATGGACAGAG ACGTGGATTATGTCACAGCCCTTTGTTCCCAAGTTGTGTACGAAGGCCTGGTGGATGATACCTTCCGCATCAAGTGTG GGAGCGTTGACTTTGGCCCAGATGTCACCTCCTCCGATCGGAGCATCAAAGTCCTGCTAAATGCTCAGGACAAG GTCTTCAGCCAGATCCGCAATGAGCACTTCTCCAGCGTCTTCGGTTTCCTGAGCCAGAAGGCCCGAAACCTGCAGGCGCAGTATGAC CGACGGCGAGGGATGGACATCAAGCAGATGAAGAACTTTGTTTCCCAGGAGCTGAAAGGCTTGAAGCAAGAGCATCGCCTGCTGAGTCTCC ATATTGGTGCATGCGAGTCCATCATGAAGAAAAAAACCAAGCAAGATTTCCAGGAGCTGCTGAAGACAGAGCATG CCCTCCTGGAAGGGTTTGACATCCGCAACAGCATCAGCTTCATTGAAGAGCACATTGACCGACAG GTCTCCCCCCTTGAGAGTCTGCGCATGCTGTGCCTGCTGTCCATCACAGAGAACG GGTTCGCCCCCAAGGACTATCGTTCCCTGAAAACCCAGTACCTCCAG agctatggaccagagcacctgCTGACCTTCCATAACCTGAAGCACCTGGGGCTCCTGACAGAGCAGGTGCCAGGGGAGACCCTGACAGCCGTGGAGAACAAAGTCAGCAAGCTGGTGACAGACAGAGCGGCAG GGAAGCTCTCAGATGCCTTCAACTCACTGGCCAGGAAGAGTAATTTCCGAGGCATCAGCAAGAAGCTGGGACTA ATCCCCCGTGTGGATGGCGAATACAACCTGAAAGTGCCCCGGGACATGGCGTACGTCTTCAGCGGTGCCTACATCCCCCTGAGCTGCAAGTTGATAGAGCAG GTACTGGAGCGCAAGAGCTGGCTGGGCCTGGAGGAGGTGGTGCGGCTCCTTGGGGGAAATGAATTTTCTGTTGCAG ATACCACTGCAGAGGAGAATCCTGCCTGGGACTCCCAGCGCATCGTTCTGGCTGTCTTCTTAGGTGGCTGCACCTTCTCTGAGATCTCAGCTCTTCGCTTCCTTGGCAGAGAAAGAG GGATCAGGTTCATCTTCCTGACGACAGCCATCACCAACAGTGCCCGGCTGCTGGAATCAATGATAGAGACAAGGGCATGA